Proteins from one Planctomyces sp. SH-PL62 genomic window:
- a CDS encoding DUF1559 domain-containing protein, whose product MRRRGFTLIELLVVIAIIAVLIALLLPAVQAARGAARRMQCVNNLKQFGIALHNYHDVQGCFPHSRGLSTPAPNFPATATFSGFARLLAYMEQTQVFNTINFDLLPNAPDNTTTQATAVAVFSCPSDPQVQIPAGEAPVNYRFSEGSGILFTYGPSDAGSGANATMPPPDGVFFSVSRTTLAEIRDGSSNTSAMSERLKGDFSNAISTPATDLFLPRTFPATPDAAVADCLATDVRTLGTQGVSTQGSPWLAGSTSCVVGHGDTPNGRSCMFPPGRILNVASSTHAGGVNVLLCDGSVRFIKNAISRDVWRALGTRAGGEIISSDAY is encoded by the coding sequence ATGAGACGTCGCGGCTTCACCCTGATCGAGTTGCTGGTCGTCATCGCGATCATCGCGGTGCTCATCGCCCTCCTGCTGCCCGCCGTGCAGGCCGCCCGGGGGGCGGCGCGGCGCATGCAGTGCGTCAACAATCTCAAGCAGTTCGGGATCGCGCTGCACAACTATCACGACGTCCAGGGCTGCTTCCCGCACAGCCGCGGGCTGAGCACCCCGGCCCCGAACTTCCCCGCCACGGCGACGTTCTCCGGGTTCGCCCGCCTGCTGGCCTACATGGAGCAGACCCAGGTCTTCAACACGATCAATTTCGATCTGCTGCCGAACGCGCCGGACAACACGACGACCCAGGCCACGGCCGTGGCCGTCTTCTCCTGCCCGAGCGACCCGCAGGTTCAGATCCCGGCCGGAGAGGCCCCCGTCAACTATCGCTTCAGCGAGGGGAGCGGCATCCTCTTCACCTATGGCCCGAGCGACGCGGGCAGCGGCGCGAACGCGACCATGCCCCCGCCGGACGGCGTCTTCTTCAGCGTCAGCAGGACCACGCTCGCGGAGATTCGCGACGGCTCCAGCAACACCTCGGCGATGAGCGAGCGGCTCAAGGGGGACTTCAGCAACGCCATCTCCACCCCGGCCACCGACCTGTTCCTGCCGAGGACCTTCCCCGCGACCCCGGATGCGGCCGTCGCCGACTGCCTGGCCACGGACGTGCGGACCCTCGGCACGCAAGGGGTCTCGACCCAGGGATCGCCCTGGCTGGCGGGGAGCACCTCGTGCGTCGTCGGGCACGGCGACACGCCGAACGGTCGATCGTGCATGTTCCCCCCCGGCCGGATCCTGAATGTGGCCTCCAGCACCCACGCGGGGGGCGTCAACGTCCTGCTCTGCGACGGCTCGGTCCGTTTCATCAAGAACGCGATCTCCCGCGACGTCTGGCGAGCCCTGGGCACCCGCGCGGGGGGCGAGATCATCAGCTCCGACGCCTACTGA
- a CDS encoding endonuclease/exonuclease/phosphatase family protein produces MNRRTWTLALAASLSATLAAPSFADEPTRLRILSYNIHHGEGMDGKLDLERIAGVIKSVDPHVVALQEVDRGVARTQGVDEPGELARLTGMTPIFERNIVFQGGDYGNAVLTRLPVTAWRNVHVPSHYVGEQRGALVIELTAPDAEKTQIRFMATHIDYRGDDAERMDSVNKLEEVAREHPERPTLLVGDLNSLPDSRVMKAFGENWTRTDSSPLPTFPADKPDRQIDYVLVRPAPRWKVVESRVLDEPVASDHRPLLVVLELVD; encoded by the coding sequence ATGAATCGTCGCACCTGGACGCTCGCCCTCGCCGCTTCCCTGTCCGCCACCCTCGCCGCGCCGAGCTTCGCCGACGAGCCGACGCGGCTGCGGATCCTCAGCTACAACATCCACCACGGCGAGGGGATGGACGGCAAGCTCGACCTGGAGCGGATCGCCGGGGTCATCAAGTCGGTCGACCCCCACGTCGTCGCCCTCCAGGAAGTCGATCGCGGCGTCGCGCGGACGCAGGGGGTCGACGAGCCGGGCGAGTTGGCGAGGCTCACCGGGATGACGCCGATCTTCGAGCGCAACATCGTCTTCCAGGGGGGCGATTACGGCAACGCCGTGCTGACCCGCCTGCCGGTCACGGCCTGGCGGAACGTCCACGTCCCGTCGCACTACGTCGGCGAACAGCGCGGGGCGCTCGTGATCGAGCTGACGGCGCCCGACGCCGAGAAGACGCAGATCCGGTTCATGGCGACCCACATCGACTATCGCGGCGACGACGCCGAGCGGATGGACTCGGTCAATAAGCTGGAGGAGGTCGCCCGCGAACACCCCGAGCGTCCCACCCTGCTCGTCGGCGACCTCAACTCCCTCCCCGACAGCCGGGTGATGAAGGCCTTCGGCGAGAACTGGACCCGCACCGATTCCTCCCCCCTCCCCACCTTCCCCGCTGACAAGCCCGACCGCCAGATCGACTACGTCCTCGTCCGCCCCGCCCCGCGCTGGAAGGTCGTCGAATCCCGGGTCCTCGACGAACCCGTCGCCTCCGACCACCGCCCGCTGCTGGTGGTGCTGGAACTCGTGGATTGA
- a CDS encoding S1C family serine protease, which translates to MKGLDPEERINVVVYANVNKSVVNITTESEVQGFFGAEETSTGTGSGFVVDKSGHVLTNFHVIQGADVVRVTLFDGSAHPATVVGVDASNDVAVLRIDASADMLHPVALGDSSLLLVGQKILAIGNPFGLERTLTTGIVSSLDRSLKAKNGRMIKGIIQTDAAINPGNSGGPLLNSRGQVIGMNTAIISSVGQSAGVSFAVPINSIARILGPLIKEGRVVRADLGISRVYTTESGLLVLAIAEGGPAERAGLRPIQVKIERLGSGFIRRSLDPESADLIVAVEHKRVKSVDELLTEVEKHQPGDTVRITVVRDGQPVDVPVKLGASS; encoded by the coding sequence TTGAAGGGCCTCGACCCCGAGGAGCGGATCAACGTCGTCGTCTACGCCAACGTGAACAAGAGCGTGGTGAACATCACCACGGAATCCGAGGTCCAGGGCTTCTTCGGCGCCGAGGAGACTTCGACGGGGACCGGCTCGGGGTTCGTGGTCGACAAGTCGGGCCACGTCCTGACCAACTTCCACGTCATCCAGGGGGCCGACGTCGTCCGCGTGACCCTCTTCGACGGCTCCGCCCACCCGGCGACCGTCGTCGGCGTCGACGCCTCGAACGACGTCGCCGTGCTCCGCATCGACGCCTCGGCGGACATGCTCCACCCCGTCGCCCTGGGCGACTCCTCCCTCCTCCTGGTCGGCCAGAAGATCCTGGCGATCGGCAACCCGTTCGGCCTGGAGCGGACCCTCACCACGGGGATCGTCAGCAGCCTCGACCGCTCGCTGAAGGCCAAGAACGGCCGGATGATCAAGGGGATCATCCAGACCGACGCCGCCATCAACCCGGGCAATTCCGGCGGCCCGCTCTTGAACTCGCGGGGCCAGGTGATCGGCATGAACACGGCCATCATCAGCAGCGTCGGCCAGTCCGCCGGGGTCAGCTTCGCGGTCCCGATCAACTCGATCGCGCGCATCCTCGGCCCGCTCATCAAGGAGGGCCGGGTCGTCCGCGCCGACCTGGGGATCTCCAGGGTCTACACGACCGAGTCGGGGCTGCTCGTGCTGGCGATCGCCGAGGGGGGCCCGGCCGAGCGCGCCGGCCTCCGGCCGATCCAGGTCAAGATCGAGCGGCTCGGCTCGGGCTTCATCAGGCGCTCGCTCGACCCCGAATCGGCCGACCTGATCGTCGCCGTCGAGCATAAGCGGGTGAAGTCCGTGGACGAGCTGCTGACCGAGGTGGAGAAACATCAGCCCGGCGACACCGTCCGGATCACCGTCGTCCGCGACGGGCAACCGGTCGACGTCCCGGTGAAGCTCGGCGCCTCGTCGTGA
- a CDS encoding NUDIX hydrolase, whose product MAQNEPETSSWSRVDEGRHDRTIEENWLFALRKERFRSRSSGLTHDFFVIHLADAVHVVAITPEDEVLFVRQFRAGSGRDSLEIPGGLVDSGEDPLVAGPRELLEETGYAGDPPEFIGALWSNPSLVTSRTFTLVIRNARRVAEPKLDHTEELTLERVPAGDVLGLIQAGRIDHALVVAGLLWWRASESKSSPARA is encoded by the coding sequence TTGGCCCAGAATGAACCAGAAACCTCCTCCTGGTCCCGCGTGGACGAGGGGAGGCACGACCGGACGATCGAGGAGAACTGGCTGTTCGCGCTGCGGAAGGAGCGATTCCGGTCGCGGAGTTCCGGGCTGACGCACGATTTCTTCGTCATCCACCTGGCGGACGCGGTGCACGTGGTCGCGATCACGCCGGAGGACGAGGTGCTGTTCGTCCGGCAGTTCCGGGCCGGGTCGGGGAGGGACAGCTTGGAGATCCCCGGCGGGCTCGTGGACTCCGGCGAGGACCCGCTCGTCGCCGGCCCTCGCGAACTGCTGGAGGAGACCGGCTATGCGGGCGATCCCCCGGAGTTCATCGGCGCGCTCTGGTCGAATCCTTCGCTGGTGACCTCGCGGACCTTCACGCTCGTCATCCGCAACGCCCGCCGCGTGGCCGAGCCGAAGCTCGACCACACCGAGGAATTGACCCTTGAACGGGTCCCGGCCGGGGACGTCCTCGGGCTGATCCAGGCGGGCCGGATCGATCACGCTCTGGTCGTCGCGGGGCTGCTCTGGTGGCGGGCGTCCGAGTCGAAGTCGAGCCCTGCGCGGGCCTGA